The following are encoded in a window of Phoenix dactylifera cultivar Barhee BC4 unplaced genomic scaffold, palm_55x_up_171113_PBpolish2nd_filt_p 002023F, whole genome shotgun sequence genomic DNA:
- the LOC103698477 gene encoding protein CANDIDATE G-PROTEIN COUPLED RECEPTOR 7-like: MALLRLVLLLAVAILASFRPSAAEIRVTEVRSDGRTIIPFDEFGFTHNGVLELNVSGISFSDPSPALDLSQLGFFLSTRDAWIHVLQQLQERDITCPLGSSLVKHVYFLNQLNNPNPNPSGLSIPRSTFFGTVFSQSDPGQYTLVFANCLRGLRVSMTVRSAMYNLDPHTGHRAYLSAGAASLPLIYFLLFLAYAALAAAWVAVLLRKRSAVFRIHYFMLAVVVLKALNLLCEAEDKSYIERTGSAHGWDVLFYIFSFLKGISLFTLIVLIGTGWSFLKPYLQEREKKVLMVVIPLQVVANIAQVAIDESSPYARDWVNWKQVFLLVDVVCCCAVLFPIVWSIKNLREAARTDGKAAVNLMKLTLFRQYYVVVICYIYFTRVVVYAFVTITSYRYLWTSVVAGELATLAFYIFTGYKFKPEVHNPYFVIDDEEEEAAAEALKLDDEFEL; the protein is encoded by the coding sequence ATGGCCCTCCTCcgcctcgtcctcctcctcgcGGTGGCGATCCTGGCCTCCTTCCGGCCGTCGGCTGCGGAGATCCGGGTGACGGAGGTCCGATCCGACGGGCGGACCATCATCCCCTTCGACGAGTTCGGCTTCACCCACAACGGCGTCCTGGAGCTCAACGTCTCCGGGATCTCCTTCTCCGACCCCTCCCCGGCCCTCGACCTCTCCCAGCTCGGCTTCTTCCTCTCCACCCGCGACGCCTGGATCCACGTCCTCCAGCAGCTCCAGGAGCGCGACATCACCTGTCCCCTCGGCTCCTCCCTCGTCAAGCACGTCTACTTCTTGAACCAACTCAATAATCCCAACCCCAACCCCAGCGGCCTCTCCATCCCCCGCTCCACCTTCTTCGGCACCGTCTTCTCCCAGTCCGATCCCGGCCAGTACACCCTCGTCTTTGCCAACTGCCTCCGCGGCCTCCGCGTCTCCATGACCGTCCGCTCCGCCATGTACAACCTCGATCCCCACACCGGCCACCGTGCCTACCTCTCCGCCGGCGCCGCCTCCCTCCCCCTAATctacttccttctcttcctcgcctACGCCGCCCTCGCCGCCGCCTGGGTCGCCGTCCTCCTCCGCAAGCGCAGCGCCGTCTTCCGCATCCACTACTTCATGCTCGCGGTCGTCGTCCTCAAGGCCCTCAACCTCCTCTGCGAGGCCGAGGACAAGTCCTACATCGAGCGCACCGGCAGCGCCCACGGCTGGGATGTCCTCTTCTACATCTTCAGCTTCCTCAAGGGCATCTCCCTCTTCACCCTCATCGTCCTCATCGGCACCGGTTGGTCCTTCCTCAAGCCCTACCTCCAGGAGCGCGAAAAGAAGGTCCTCATGGTCGTCATCCCCCTCCAGGTCGTCGCCAACATCGCCCAGGTCGCCATCGACGAGTCCAGCCCCTACGCTCGCGACTGGGTCAACTGGAAGCAGGTCTTCCTTCTCGTCGACGTCGTCTGCTGCTGCGCCGTCCTCTTTCCCATCGTCTGGTCCATCAAGAACCTCCGCGAGGCGGCCCGGACCGACGGCAAGGCCGCTGTCAACCTCATGAAGCTCACCCTGTTCCGCCAGTACTACGTCGTCGTCATCTGCTACATCTACTTCACCCGCGTCGTTGTCTACGCCTTCGTCACCATCACCTCCTACCGCTACCTCTGGACCAGTGTTGTCGCCGGGGAGCTCGCCACCCTCGCCTTCTACATCTTCACCGGTTACAAGTTCAAGCCAGAGGTGCACAACCCCTACTTTGTGATCGACgatgaggaagaggaggccGCTGCCGAGGCTCTCAAGCTTGATGATGAGTTTGAGTTGTGA
- the LOC103697465 gene encoding heterogeneous nuclear ribonucleoprotein Q-like isoform X1: MADPEAVMEPEEQVDIEGDNDIEYMMDDDDAVEDYGDRKFRPESPVEGEEREHRSDSEGQEKASPSDGADSAASEPMKQGEEQEERPGVGSRDTADCQKWAELLALPPHGSEVFIGGLLRDATEENLRDLCEAFGEIHDVRLVKDKDTRESKGFAFITFTNKDAAQKAIEELHDKEFKGRTLRCSLSQAKHRLFIGNVPKSLSEEELRKILEESGPGVQNIEMFKDPQNPSRNRGFLFVEYYNHACADYARQKMSSPNFKMDGSNPTVSWADPKNSADSSAAAQGTRDVNAYNHARTLNFAILSCLPCNHAMEKCICNINNLTIEVKALYVKNLPEDVTPEKLRELFERHGEVTKVVLPPAKAGQKRDFGFIHFAERSSALKAVKGTEKYEIDGHVVDVALAKPQVDKKSDYASNSNSLKPGLLPSFPPYPAYGYTGDPYGAYGGGYGAAGFGQPVIYGRGPMPAGMRMVPMVLPDGRLGYVLQQPGPQAAPPPSRRSDRSGGSVEGGGRGSDGNRGRRYRPY, translated from the exons ATGGCGGATCCGGAGGCGGTGATGGAGCCGGAGGAGCAGGTGGACATCGAGGGCGACAACGACATCGAGTACATGATGGACGACGATGATGCCGTGGAAGACTACGGCGACCGGAAGTTCAGGCCGGAGTCCCCGGTTGAGGGAGAGGAGCGCGAGCATCGGTCGGACAGTGAGGGGCAGGAGAAGGCTTCGCCATCCGATGGGGCTGACAGTGCTGCTTCTGAACCGATGAAACAAGGGGAGGAACAAGAGGAGAGGCCGGGAGTCGGGTCTAGAGACACGGCTGACTGCCAGAAGTGGGCTGAGCTGCTTGCACTGCCGCCTCATGGGTCGGAGGTTTTCATTGGTGGATTGCTGCGAGATGCTACGGAGGAGAACCTGAGAGATCTGTGCGAGGCCTTTGGGGAGATTCATGAT GTGAGACTGGTGAAGGACAAGGATACGAGAGAAAGCAAGGGTTTTGCTTTCATTACATTCACAAACAAGGATGCTGCTCAGAAGGCAATTGAGGAGCTCCATGACAAGGAATTCAAA GGGAGAACCTTGAGATGTTCTTTGTCGCAAGCAAAGCACCGTTTGTTCATCGGGAATGTCCCAAAGAGCTTGTCAGAGGAAGAGTTGAGGAAAATCCTTGAGGAAAGTGGTCCTGGGGTTCAGAATATTGAAATGTTCAAG GATCCACAGAACCCGAGCCGTAACCGTGGTTTTCTCTTTGTTGAGTACTACAACCATGCCTGTGCTGATTATGCAAGGCAGAAGATGTCGAGTCCGAACTTTAAAATGGATGGAAGCAACCCAACTGTCAGCTGGGCCGACCCGAAAAATTCGGCCGACTCTTCTGCTGCTGCTCAG GGAACGAGGGATGTGAATGCATATAATCATGCAAGGACCCTCAATTTTGCTATCCTGTCATGCCTCCCTTGCAACCATGCCATGGAAAAATGTATATGCAATATCAATAACTTGACTATAGAA GTGAAGGCTTTATATGTGAAGAATTTACCGGAGGATGTTACGCCAGAAAAGTTAAGGGAACTTTTTGAACGCCATGGAGAGGTCACAAAAGTTGTTCTGCCTCCTGCTAAAGCTGGGCAGAAGCGAGATTTTGGATTCATCCATTTTGCTGAGAGATCTAGTGCGTTGAAGGCAGTTAAAGGAACAGAAAAATATGAAATCGATG GGCATGTTGTGGATGTCGCCCTTGCGAAACCTCAGGTTGACAAGAAGTCTGATTatgcttcaaattcaaattcactcAAACCAGGGCTTCTTCCAAGTTTCCCTCCATATCCAGCTTATGGTTACACTGGGGACCCATATGGGGCCTACGGGGGTGGGTATGGTGCAGCAGGATTCGGCCAG CCAGTGATATATGGTAGAGGACCCATGCCAGCTGGGATGAGAATGGTGCCGATGGTACTTCCTGATGGTCGACTTGGTTATGTTCT ACAGCAGCCTGGTCCACAAGCTGCACCGCCACCTTCTCGGAGGAGTGATCGCAGTGGTGGCTCAGTTGAGGGCGGAGGAAGGGGCAGTGATGGGAACCGTGGCCGCCGATATCGCCCTTACTAA
- the LOC103697465 gene encoding heterogeneous nuclear ribonucleoprotein Q-like isoform X2, translated as MADPEAVMEPEEQVDIEGDNDIEYMMDDDDAVEDYGDRKFRPESPVEGEEREHRSDSEGQEKASPSDGADSAASEPMKQGEEQEERPGVGSRDTADCQKWAELLALPPHGSEVFIGGLLRDATEENLRDLCEAFGEIHDVRLVKDKDTRESKGFAFITFTNKDAAQKAIEELHDKEFKGRTLRCSLSQAKHRLFIGNVPKSLSEEELRKILEESGPGVQNIEMFKDPQNPSRNRGFLFVEYYNHACADYARQKMSSPNFKMDGSNPTVSWADPKNSADSSAAAQVKALYVKNLPEDVTPEKLRELFERHGEVTKVVLPPAKAGQKRDFGFIHFAERSSALKAVKGTEKYEIDGHVVDVALAKPQVDKKSDYASNSNSLKPGLLPSFPPYPAYGYTGDPYGAYGGGYGAAGFGQPVIYGRGPMPAGMRMVPMVLPDGRLGYVLQQPGPQAAPPPSRRSDRSGGSVEGGGRGSDGNRGRRYRPY; from the exons ATGGCGGATCCGGAGGCGGTGATGGAGCCGGAGGAGCAGGTGGACATCGAGGGCGACAACGACATCGAGTACATGATGGACGACGATGATGCCGTGGAAGACTACGGCGACCGGAAGTTCAGGCCGGAGTCCCCGGTTGAGGGAGAGGAGCGCGAGCATCGGTCGGACAGTGAGGGGCAGGAGAAGGCTTCGCCATCCGATGGGGCTGACAGTGCTGCTTCTGAACCGATGAAACAAGGGGAGGAACAAGAGGAGAGGCCGGGAGTCGGGTCTAGAGACACGGCTGACTGCCAGAAGTGGGCTGAGCTGCTTGCACTGCCGCCTCATGGGTCGGAGGTTTTCATTGGTGGATTGCTGCGAGATGCTACGGAGGAGAACCTGAGAGATCTGTGCGAGGCCTTTGGGGAGATTCATGAT GTGAGACTGGTGAAGGACAAGGATACGAGAGAAAGCAAGGGTTTTGCTTTCATTACATTCACAAACAAGGATGCTGCTCAGAAGGCAATTGAGGAGCTCCATGACAAGGAATTCAAA GGGAGAACCTTGAGATGTTCTTTGTCGCAAGCAAAGCACCGTTTGTTCATCGGGAATGTCCCAAAGAGCTTGTCAGAGGAAGAGTTGAGGAAAATCCTTGAGGAAAGTGGTCCTGGGGTTCAGAATATTGAAATGTTCAAG GATCCACAGAACCCGAGCCGTAACCGTGGTTTTCTCTTTGTTGAGTACTACAACCATGCCTGTGCTGATTATGCAAGGCAGAAGATGTCGAGTCCGAACTTTAAAATGGATGGAAGCAACCCAACTGTCAGCTGGGCCGACCCGAAAAATTCGGCCGACTCTTCTGCTGCTGCTCAG GTGAAGGCTTTATATGTGAAGAATTTACCGGAGGATGTTACGCCAGAAAAGTTAAGGGAACTTTTTGAACGCCATGGAGAGGTCACAAAAGTTGTTCTGCCTCCTGCTAAAGCTGGGCAGAAGCGAGATTTTGGATTCATCCATTTTGCTGAGAGATCTAGTGCGTTGAAGGCAGTTAAAGGAACAGAAAAATATGAAATCGATG GGCATGTTGTGGATGTCGCCCTTGCGAAACCTCAGGTTGACAAGAAGTCTGATTatgcttcaaattcaaattcactcAAACCAGGGCTTCTTCCAAGTTTCCCTCCATATCCAGCTTATGGTTACACTGGGGACCCATATGGGGCCTACGGGGGTGGGTATGGTGCAGCAGGATTCGGCCAG CCAGTGATATATGGTAGAGGACCCATGCCAGCTGGGATGAGAATGGTGCCGATGGTACTTCCTGATGGTCGACTTGGTTATGTTCT ACAGCAGCCTGGTCCACAAGCTGCACCGCCACCTTCTCGGAGGAGTGATCGCAGTGGTGGCTCAGTTGAGGGCGGAGGAAGGGGCAGTGATGGGAACCGTGGCCGCCGATATCGCCCTTACTAA